The window AATAACAGTTTACCACCAAACTCAAGATATAATTTGTCAAAATTATTAACTCTTTCTAGGATATATTTCGATTGTTCCTCTAGATATTTATTGTGATCAAAACCTATTTTCATGACTCACTCCTTCATTTTTTTCATATTTGTCAGAGCTATTCCTGACTCTATATCATAGCATGATATAAAAAAAAAATCTAGCTTAAAAATATTTTTTTATGATATAATTATAAAAATTTTGACGGAGGATGAGATGAAAAAGTTACCAATAATAATAGATTGTGATCCAGGATGTGACGATACAATAGCTTTACTTTTAGCTTTTGCTAGTGATAAATTAGATATAAAAGGAGTTACAGTTTCAGCAGGAAATGTTCATATAAATAATACAACAGAGAATGCAAGAAAGTTAGTAGGAGCTTTTAGACCAGAGATTAAAGTTGCAAAAGGTTGTGAAAAACCATTATTTAAAACTATAGTTACAGCTCCAGAAGTACATGGTGAAACTGGACTAGGATGTGTAGTTTTACCTGAAAAGGGAAAAGTAATTGAAAGCATAAATGCAGTTGAATTTATTGCTCAAACTTTAAGAGAAAACGAAGAGAAAATAACTATAGTAATAACTGGACCAATGACAAATATAGCTGTATTTTTGATGATGTATCCAGAATTAAAATCAAAGATAGAAAAATTTGTAATAATGGGAGGATCATCAATTGGTGGAAATGTCACTCCTTCAGCAGAATTTAATATTTATGTTGATGCAGAAGCTGCAGATATTGTTTTTAAATCAGGAGTTGAAATTATTTTATGTCCGTTAGATGTAACAATGAAAGCTTTTGTAACTGAAAAAGAATTACAAGAGATAGGAGAAATTGGAGGATTAGCAGCTGAAGTAGCTCATGGAGCAATAAAAAATGCTCTTGATTTCTATAAAGAATTTTACCAAAAAACAGAGGTTCCTATGCATGATCCTTGTACAATTGCATATTTGTTAAATCCAAATATATTTAAAGGGCAACACGTATTTTTAGGAACAGAGTTAAAAGGTGAATTTACTTATGGTGAAACAATAATAGACTATAGAGATAAACTTGGAAAAGAGAAGAATGCATTAGTTTTAAATGAAATTAATAGAGAGGAATTTATAAAACTTATAAAAAATTCTGTAGAAATTTTAAAATAATAGTAATTAGAAAAAACCAAAGAAGTTAGCTTTGGTTTTTTTATTTGGCATTTTTTATAAAAAATAGTATAATGAAGTAATACTTTTAATTTTTTCGAGTTATTTTTTTCACATTTTTTGGCGATATATCAATGAATTAAATAATTAATTATTTAAATTATTTATATATTCTATTTCAAAAACAATAATTAGGTGCTATAATCGAAAAACACGCACACTTTATAAACATTAACAGGAGGTATTAAGATGACAATTGAGTTATCAACAATTCAGACTATAGCAATGGCAGTTGTTGTATTGTATATAGGAAAATTTTTAAATCACAACTTCAAATTTTTAAAGGAAAATTGTATTCCTGAATCAGTTACAGGAGGAACAGCATTTTCTGTAATTACATTTATTGGATATAAAACAGGTATGTTTAATTTTATATTCGAGGACTCTTTAAGAAATATATTTATGATTGCATTTTTTACAACAGTTGGATATTCTGCGAGTTTAAAATTATTAAAGAAGGCAGGGATGCCTGTATTTATGTTTTTAATAGCTTCAGTAGGATTAGCAATATCACAAAATGTTTTAGGAGTAGGGTTAGCACAAATTTTAAATTTAAATCCATTAATAGGATTGGCGACAGGATCGATGTCAACGACTGGAGGACCAGGAACAGCTGGAGCTTTTGCTCCTATATTAGAAAGTTATGGAGCAGAGGGAGCAACAGTAGTTGCAATGGCTACTGCAACGTATGCTTTGATAGTTGGAAGTTTAATATCAGGACCTCTAGCTAATAGATTGATAAAAAAACACAATCTTTTAGAAAAGAGAGATGGAGTTGGAATGTATGATTCAGATGAAGAGAAGAAAACACCATTAGATCCAAAACATGTTTCTACAGCTTCTTTCCAAATAATAATGGCAATGGGAATAGGAAGTTTAATTTCTAACTATTTATCAAAAGCTGGAATAGTTCTTCCATCATATATAGGAGCTATGTTTGCAGCAGCTTTAATCAGAAATATTTCAGATTTTACTGGAGCATATGAGGTTCATTTAGATATTATAAATATAATAGGTGGATTTACATTAACAATATTCCTTTCAATGACTTTAATGAGTTTTAAACTATGGGAATTACAGGGATTAGCATTGCCTTTAGTGATAATGTTAGTTGCGCAGACAATATTAATAGGAGTATTTGCATACTTTATTACATTTAGATTAACAGGAAAGGATTACGATGCAGTTGTTATGACAAGTGGACATTGTGGATGTGGTTTTGGAACAACACCAAAGGCTTTAGCAAATATGGAAGCCTTAACAGCAAAATATTTTCCATCACCAAAAGCGTTCTTTGTTATTCCAATTGTAGGAGGATTATTTATAGATTTCTTTAATGCTGGAATAATAACTTTATTTATGAATATTTTACATTAATTATGAAAACACCTTCTAAAAATTAAAGGAATTTTAAAAAAATTAAGAAGAAACATAATAGAAATTAGGAGGTGGATTTTATGAAATTAAAACAAGCAATATCAAAAGTAGAGGAAAAATTAAAAGTTGAAAAAACTGAAGAACTTCATAAATTATTAGCGGAGTTGAAGAAGGTTGATGAGGAAATAAAAGAGAGCGAAGCTAGAGATAAAGCTGTAGAAGAGATTAAAAGAAAAAATGATCAAATAGAATGGGTAAATATAAAAGACGTTTAAGATGGGTTTAGATATTTTAAATGCATTAAAAAAAAAAGTATGATATAATTTATAAAAAGTTTTATGGAGGTATGTCGTGCTTAAAATATTTAATGATAGAGTATATGGACTAGAAGAAAGTTTAATAGCTAGCGGATATCCAATGATAGCCGAATCAATAGAGGAGTGGGATGAAACTCCAAATTTAGATGAAAAAGATTTTAAAAGAGCAGGGAAATTAGGAAATGTACCAACAGGAACAGGACATGATAATTTTCTAAAAGGTATAATAGTTCAGTTTGATATAACATATCCAAACTATTGGACACCACAATTTCAAAGATATCACTTTGCTGATATAGTATCATCAACATCAAAAATGCATAGATTAACAAAAATGGATTTGAAGAAGTCTTGTAATGAATATGTAGATGATGTAGTTATTGAAAACTTAAATAGATGGATTGAAATTTTTAACTCTTTTGAGAAAGAGCAAAAAGAGGTAGAGATAGATGGAAAAATCTATACAAAATATGAAATTTATATGAAAATAATTTCTAACTGTCCAATGGGACTAGAGCAAACAATGAGAGTTACAACATCGTATTTACAGTTAAAGACAATATATCTTCAAAGAAGATATCACAAATTAAAAGAAGATTGGGGAAATTTCTGTGATTGGTGTTTAACACTTCCTCATTTTGAAGAGTTTTGTTTAAAGAGTAATAAATAATAAAAAAGCTCCTAACAGATTTTAATCTGAAGGGAGCTTTTTTTTATCTTCTATTTCTAAGTAAGTAAATAATAGATGGATATAATCCAGGATAGTAAAGATTTTTTTGATAGGCTCTAACTTTTGTAAGAAGAAGCATACAATAAAATCTTAAAAATAAACTTATAAAAAACATAAGCTTTAATCCAGCATAAGAATCACCAAAAATTAAAATAGTCTTACCTTGTAAAAAGTTGGCTAAGTGTCCTCCTAAAAAGGCTCCTGTTAGGCCCATAACTCCTACAGACAAGGAGTAAGCTGCAGTATAAGAATCTCTATCAGGTGATGATAACTCTAAAAGTAAACTAAATAAAGAGAGATTTATAGCTGACCATCCAACAGCAGTTCCAATAGCATCTAACATAATTAAGCTATTGACAGTTTCTTTAGTCATTAAAAAGTAAAAGATAACAACATAGCTAGAAACAGCAATTCCGAAAGATAAAAGTTTTTTATATCCAATTCTCTCAACTAATTTTCCATAAATAAAAAATGCAATAATAGATAATATGGCAGTTAAAGAGCTAGATAAACCTAGAATATTATATGAAGCATTTAAATCAACAACAGCAAAATAATAAAAATATGGTTTTGTAAATTCAATAGAAAAATTCCACATAGCTATAAACATTAAAAAATTAAAAAAATTACTGTCTTTTAATGGTTTTTTTATAGAAAAACTTATTTGATTTTCTTTAAAATTTGGTATTTCATGAAAGTAAAGTAGAACTAGTGTTGTGATAGCAGCAATGGCAATTATAAAAGTTAATACTAAAATGCTTGTTTTTCCAGGAGTGTAGTTTAAAGATTTTGAAACTATATATGAAAAAACTACAGTTGACATGGAAATTAAAGTAAAACGTCTAGAAAAAAAAGTTCCACGATCTTCTTTTTTAATAATATCTCCAACTGAGCTTGTCCAGATTCCGCTTACAAAAGCCGAAAAGACTGAATAAATAAAAACTATTCCAACGAGGAGTCGATAATCTATTTTATCAAAAAGTACGATAAAAAATAAAAAACACATTGGAATTCTAGCTGCAGCGGCACTAAATAGTAAGGCTCTTTTTTTTGTTTTAAAAAGTTTATAATATGTTCCTAAAAAGATTTGAAGTAGTTGTAGACCTAAAGGTAACGTTGCGATAACAGATATCCAAAATGGTTCACATTTAAAGTATAGAGCCAGAGCAGTAAGAGCAAATCCTTGAATTCCCAGAGAAAGCATATTAGCACTCATACCCTCAACAGTTATAAGGAATTTATTTTTATC is drawn from Cetobacterium somerae ATCC BAA-474 and contains these coding sequences:
- a CDS encoding MFS transporter, encoding MFRDSYDKNKFLITVEGMSANMLSLGIQGFALTALALYFKCEPFWISVIATLPLGLQLLQIFLGTYYKLFKTKKRALLFSAAAARIPMCFLFFIVLFDKIDYRLLVGIVFIYSVFSAFVSGIWTSSVGDIIKKEDRGTFFSRRFTLISMSTVVFSYIVSKSLNYTPGKTSILVLTFIIAIAAITTLVLLYFHEIPNFKENQISFSIKKPLKDSNFFNFLMFIAMWNFSIEFTKPYFYYFAVVDLNASYNILGLSSSLTAILSIIAFFIYGKLVERIGYKKLLSFGIAVSSYVVIFYFLMTKETVNSLIMLDAIGTAVGWSAINLSLFSLLLELSSPDRDSYTAAYSLSVGVMGLTGAFLGGHLANFLQGKTILIFGDSYAGLKLMFFISLFLRFYCMLLLTKVRAYQKNLYYPGLYPSIIYLLRNRR
- the gltS gene encoding sodium/glutamate symporter, which gives rise to MTIELSTIQTIAMAVVVLYIGKFLNHNFKFLKENCIPESVTGGTAFSVITFIGYKTGMFNFIFEDSLRNIFMIAFFTTVGYSASLKLLKKAGMPVFMFLIASVGLAISQNVLGVGLAQILNLNPLIGLATGSMSTTGGPGTAGAFAPILESYGAEGATVVAMATATYALIVGSLISGPLANRLIKKHNLLEKRDGVGMYDSDEEKKTPLDPKHVSTASFQIIMAMGIGSLISNYLSKAGIVLPSYIGAMFAAALIRNISDFTGAYEVHLDIINIIGGFTLTIFLSMTLMSFKLWELQGLALPLVIMLVAQTILIGVFAYFITFRLTGKDYDAVVMTSGHCGCGFGTTPKALANMEALTAKYFPSPKAFFVIPIVGGLFIDFFNAGIITLFMNILH
- a CDS encoding nucleoside hydrolase, whose translation is MKKLPIIIDCDPGCDDTIALLLAFASDKLDIKGVTVSAGNVHINNTTENARKLVGAFRPEIKVAKGCEKPLFKTIVTAPEVHGETGLGCVVLPEKGKVIESINAVEFIAQTLRENEEKITIVITGPMTNIAVFLMMYPELKSKIEKFVIMGGSSIGGNVTPSAEFNIYVDAEAADIVFKSGVEIILCPLDVTMKAFVTEKELQEIGEIGGLAAEVAHGAIKNALDFYKEFYQKTEVPMHDPCTIAYLLNPNIFKGQHVFLGTELKGEFTYGETIIDYRDKLGKEKNALVLNEINREEFIKLIKNSVEILK